A window from Verrucomicrobiota bacterium encodes these proteins:
- a CDS encoding ABC transporter ATP-binding protein, translating to MAHLRNIFRFGWPYLHRYWPRFALGILLGVVFGLSNASFIWATKTMIGRMAPPKASPAALHTPTPMAPPGPPQTSRMARLEQRLHQFNEVELDPWLPKFGRPVDARQMVGGLLLFPLLIAFRGYIGYFSSYCLAWVSERVVSDLRIDVLRKLTALSLDFFNRSTMGDLLTRVNTDAASLQRCLSLGLSDLIKEPVTIAGVLLFLLFLDWKMTLAASVFFPLVVVPIVILGRKVRRASNQSLSANINQSSLLVEMLSGIRVIKAFGLESRQVDRFTRLSRELVHHVMKFTQARELVNPMVETIAMLGFGALIVYVASQQLAVDDLAGFLTGLALLFQPIKKLGNLHVLVQQTSVGVDRIVHLLQEKPTVVEPERPAPLPAFERDIVFDQVDFAYGKEPVLRGVSLRIPRGQKLGIAGESGCGKSTLVNLLFRFYDPTAGSIRIDGLDLKRVPSSDLRQLMALVSQEIVLFDQTVAENIACGSRQSSPEAIEKAARSAFAEGFILELPQQYHTRVGEQGLTLSGGQRQRLAIARAFIRDAPILVLDEATASLDSRSEAEVQSAIDRLSANRTVVCIAHRLSTLAGMDQIIVLDKGRIIERGTFEELLQQNGAFAAMAARQGIGLGHSLASTPITR from the coding sequence ATGGCGCATTTGCGGAACATTTTTCGTTTCGGCTGGCCCTATCTTCATCGTTACTGGCCGCGGTTCGCCTTGGGCATTTTGCTTGGAGTGGTTTTCGGCCTTTCCAATGCCAGTTTCATTTGGGCCACGAAAACGATGATCGGGCGGATGGCCCCACCGAAAGCCTCCCCGGCTGCCCTGCACACCCCAACCCCCATGGCTCCACCGGGCCCTCCCCAGACCTCCCGCATGGCCCGGCTTGAACAACGGCTCCACCAGTTCAACGAGGTGGAACTGGATCCCTGGCTCCCGAAATTCGGACGCCCGGTCGATGCCCGGCAGATGGTCGGCGGACTGCTCCTTTTTCCGCTCCTCATCGCGTTCAGAGGCTACATCGGTTACTTCAGCTCCTACTGCCTTGCCTGGGTGAGCGAACGAGTCGTGAGTGACCTGCGCATTGACGTGCTGCGCAAACTGACTGCGCTTTCCCTCGATTTTTTCAATCGTTCCACCATGGGCGATCTGCTCACGAGAGTGAACACCGACGCCGCCTCGCTGCAACGGTGCCTCAGCCTCGGACTCTCCGACTTGATCAAGGAACCCGTGACGATTGCCGGTGTGCTGCTGTTCCTCCTCTTTCTCGATTGGAAAATGACCCTCGCCGCCTCGGTCTTCTTCCCGCTGGTCGTCGTGCCCATCGTCATTCTCGGACGCAAGGTGCGCCGGGCCAGCAACCAATCACTCTCGGCCAACATCAATCAGTCCAGCCTGCTCGTGGAGATGCTCTCCGGAATCCGGGTCATCAAGGCGTTCGGACTCGAAAGCCGGCAAGTCGACCGCTTCACCCGACTCTCCCGCGAACTCGTCCATCACGTCATGAAATTCACTCAGGCCCGGGAACTCGTGAATCCCATGGTGGAAACCATCGCCATGCTCGGTTTCGGCGCCTTGATCGTCTATGTCGCTTCACAACAGCTCGCGGTCGATGATCTGGCGGGGTTCCTCACCGGCCTGGCCTTGCTCTTTCAACCCATCAAAAAACTCGGCAACCTTCACGTCCTCGTCCAGCAAACCAGTGTCGGAGTGGATCGCATCGTGCATCTGCTCCAGGAAAAACCTACCGTGGTCGAGCCCGAACGCCCCGCCCCGCTCCCTGCCTTCGAGCGAGACATCGTGTTCGACCAGGTCGATTTCGCCTACGGCAAGGAACCGGTTCTCCGCGGGGTTTCCCTGCGCATCCCGCGAGGACAGAAGCTCGGGATCGCGGGCGAGAGTGGATGCGGCAAGAGCACACTCGTCAACCTGTTGTTCCGTTTTTACGATCCGACCGCCGGGAGCATTCGAATCGACGGCCTCGACCTGAAACGAGTCCCCAGTTCGGACCTGCGGCAATTGATGGCCCTCGTCAGCCAGGAAATCGTTCTCTTCGATCAAACCGTCGCCGAAAACATCGCGTGCGGAAGCCGGCAGAGTTCTCCCGAAGCCATCGAGAAAGCCGCCCGATCCGCGTTCGCCGAAGGTTTCATACTCGAATTGCCTCAACAGTATCATACCCGCGTCGGTGAGCAGGGCTTGACCTTGTCCGGCGGACAACGCCAGCGCCTCGCCATTGCTCGCGCCTTCATCCGTGACGCCCCCATCCTGGTGCTCGATGAAGCGACCGCTTCGCTTGACTCCCGTTCCGAGGCCGAGGTGCAATCTGCGATTGACCGCCTCTCCGCCAATCGCACCGTCGTCTGCATCGCCCACAGACTCTCTACGCTGGCAGGAATGGACCAAATCATCGTCCTCGATAAAGGCCGCATCATCGAACGAGGCACCTTTGAAGAACTCCTCCAACAGAACGGCGCTTTCGCCGCCATGGCCGCCCGGCAAGGCATCGGCCTCGGACACTCCCTCGCATCTACTCCAATAACCCGTTGA
- a CDS encoding class I SAM-dependent rRNA methyltransferase: MTPTIPSESYPTVLVKPGEADRLLAGHPWLYEGSVLRVTREVKDGEVVQVKDHRQRLLGTGFFNSRSRIRVRLLARERVRVDAHFFETRIKSALEHRRRWMSGASSYRLVNAESDGLSGLIIDWYEGVAVMQTSSLGMDLRKREIVEALNRVAKPRAVVERNDMGSRKFEGMEDAGGVLAGSLEEAELARLSVRMNNLNFEVNLATGHKTGIYLDQQLNYQLAATLAGGGAVLDAFCFQGGFALHAAKLGASSVLGLDQSEEAIGVARRLAEVNRLASKVSFETANVFDWLKSATSAAGGKTAPCFDLIILDPPSFTRNRASVGDALRGYKEIHLRALKLLKPGGVLATFCCSHHVDASLFEEVILGAAYDARRVLRRVRQFTQPDDHPILPSVPETEYLKGFAYDVVGR; encoded by the coding sequence ATGACGCCGACCATTCCGTCTGAATCCTATCCCACTGTGTTGGTGAAACCGGGCGAGGCCGACCGTCTCCTGGCCGGCCATCCCTGGCTTTACGAGGGTTCCGTGTTGAGGGTGACGCGGGAGGTCAAGGACGGTGAGGTGGTGCAGGTGAAGGATCATCGCCAGCGGTTGCTGGGCACGGGGTTCTTCAATAGCCGCTCCCGCATTCGAGTACGGCTGCTCGCCCGGGAGCGAGTGCGCGTGGACGCTCACTTTTTTGAAACCCGGATCAAGTCCGCGCTCGAACATCGTCGTCGTTGGATGTCCGGCGCCTCCTCGTACCGGTTGGTCAACGCGGAGAGCGACGGTTTGAGTGGTTTGATCATCGATTGGTATGAAGGGGTGGCGGTGATGCAGACCTCTTCGCTGGGGATGGACTTGCGGAAACGGGAGATTGTGGAGGCCTTGAACCGGGTGGCGAAACCGCGGGCCGTGGTGGAGCGGAACGACATGGGGTCGCGCAAATTCGAGGGGATGGAGGACGCCGGCGGTGTGCTGGCGGGGAGTTTAGAGGAGGCGGAATTGGCCCGTTTGAGTGTGCGGATGAACAATCTGAACTTTGAGGTGAACCTCGCGACAGGCCACAAAACGGGGATTTATCTGGATCAACAGCTGAATTATCAACTCGCCGCGACCTTGGCGGGGGGAGGAGCGGTCCTCGACGCGTTTTGTTTTCAAGGAGGGTTCGCGTTACATGCCGCAAAGTTGGGAGCCTCGAGTGTGTTGGGATTGGACCAGAGTGAGGAGGCGATTGGGGTGGCGCGGCGACTGGCGGAAGTCAACCGGTTGGCGTCCAAGGTCTCATTCGAGACCGCCAATGTCTTCGACTGGCTCAAATCCGCGACGTCGGCGGCCGGCGGGAAAACGGCTCCATGTTTCGACCTCATCATTCTCGACCCCCCTTCGTTCACGCGCAACCGCGCTTCGGTGGGAGACGCTTTGCGCGGTTACAAGGAGATTCACCTGCGCGCGCTCAAACTCTTGAAGCCGGGAGGAGTGCTGGCGACCTTCTGCTGCTCGCATCATGTGGACGCGTCGCTCTTCGAGGAAGTCATCCTGGGGGCCGCCTACGATGCGCGGCGGGTGCTCCGGCGGGTGCGTCAGTTTACGCAGCCGGATGACCATCCGATACTGCCGTCGGTTCCGGAGACGGAATACTTGAAGGGTTTCGCTTACGATGTCGTGGGCCGTTGA